Proteins encoded together in one Gemmatimonadota bacterium DH-78 window:
- a CDS encoding sigma 54-interacting transcriptional regulator, giving the protein MNQGLALVETGGIAAPAGPDASEAFASIVGDSPALRRCLADARRIAERGARTVLVIGETGTGKELFARGIHAGGPASDGPFVPVNCPALPASLLEAELFGYERGAFTGARERKKGLLEVAGEGTLFLDEVSSLPLDLQPKLLRALEDRKIRRVGGLEEIAIRCRVVAATNESLETAVATGRFRADLYYRLNVLPVSIPPLREREGDVTTLARHFAREAAERNGVAARTLSPDALGVLEAHGWPGNVRELKNVVDRAVVMGSGPSIGPDDLHLGRRRARAEDRGVAEHPGIEIPPDGRTLASIEAEAVARMLEITGWNKSAAARILEISRPTLSRKIRQYGIRPPNA; this is encoded by the coding sequence ATGAATCAGGGGCTCGCACTCGTCGAGACGGGGGGCATTGCGGCCCCGGCGGGCCCGGATGCCTCCGAGGCGTTCGCGTCGATCGTCGGTGACAGCCCCGCCCTCCGACGGTGCCTTGCCGATGCGCGTCGGATCGCCGAGCGCGGAGCGCGCACGGTGCTCGTGATCGGGGAGACCGGCACGGGCAAGGAACTCTTCGCCCGGGGGATCCACGCGGGCGGACCGGCTTCGGACGGGCCCTTCGTGCCGGTGAACTGTCCGGCGCTCCCCGCCTCGCTTCTGGAAGCCGAGCTCTTCGGCTACGAGCGGGGCGCCTTCACCGGAGCCCGGGAGCGCAAGAAAGGGCTGCTCGAGGTGGCGGGGGAGGGCACGCTCTTTCTCGACGAGGTGAGCAGTCTGCCGCTCGACCTCCAGCCGAAGCTGCTCCGCGCTCTGGAGGACCGGAAGATCCGCCGGGTGGGTGGCCTCGAGGAGATCGCCATCCGCTGTCGCGTGGTGGCGGCCACGAACGAGTCGCTCGAGACCGCGGTCGCCACGGGCCGGTTCCGGGCCGATCTCTACTATCGCCTGAACGTACTCCCCGTCTCGATCCCTCCGCTTCGCGAGCGCGAGGGTGATGTGACCACGCTCGCCCGCCATTTCGCCCGCGAGGCGGCGGAGCGAAACGGTGTGGCCGCGCGCACCCTCTCTCCCGACGCGCTCGGCGTGCTGGAGGCCCACGGCTGGCCGGGGAACGTTCGAGAGCTGAAGAACGTCGTGGACCGGGCCGTGGTGATGGGCTCGGGGCCCTCGATCGGGCCGGACGACCTCCATCTCGGTCGACGGCGCGCACGGGCCGAGGATCGGGGCGTGGCCGAGCACCCCGGGATCGAGATCCCGCCGGATGGCCGCACGTTGGCCTCGATCGAGGCGGAGGCCGTGGCTCGCATGCTCGAGATCACGGGGTGGAACAAGAGCGCCGCAGCGCGGATCCTGGAGATCTCGCGCCCGACCCTGTCGCGGAAGATCCGCCAGTACG